In Bacteroidota bacterium, one genomic interval encodes:
- a CDS encoding SPOR domain-containing protein, with product MKPVRINTLGFIRPTIVLGIFLLQVTASLRLTAQSNSDEVKNYIRMLDQSRTDDVRRALPDLVTKYQNTPELLYLEGRLAADGIEAVKFYQSVVDNFPKSEYAPDALHRIYQYYYAIGLYRTAEKKLAQLKSSYPNSNLVSGTVAAKLPKDEEPAIKLPQKDTASSDTPAAPSEIPVAPSKTPVTATEKPAPVASKKPYTLQVGAFSTVSNAEKQKGYFEELGMTAEITNKIRGGRSLHLVWVGSYTNADEAKQAGREIKSKYKIDSIVVEKY from the coding sequence ATGAAGCCAGTGCGGATCAATACCTTGGGGTTCATCAGACCCACGATCGTTTTGGGCATATTCCTCCTGCAGGTAACGGCATCGCTCCGCCTCACGGCGCAATCAAATTCCGATGAGGTGAAAAATTACATCCGGATGCTCGATCAATCCCGGACAGACGATGTGCGCCGCGCACTGCCGGATCTTGTGACCAAGTACCAGAACACGCCGGAACTCCTCTACCTCGAAGGCCGGCTCGCTGCCGACGGGATTGAGGCCGTCAAGTTCTACCAGAGCGTCGTCGATAATTTCCCGAAGTCGGAGTACGCGCCCGATGCCCTGCACCGGATTTACCAGTACTATTATGCGATCGGCCTCTACCGGACAGCCGAGAAGAAACTCGCCCAGCTCAAGAGCAGCTATCCGAATTCGAACCTCGTGAGCGGAACTGTCGCCGCGAAGCTCCCGAAGGACGAAGAACCAGCCATTAAACTGCCCCAGAAGGACACCGCGTCGAGCGATACTCCCGCGGCCCCCAGCGAAATCCCGGTCGCTCCAAGCAAAACCCCCGTGACTGCCACGGAGAAGCCGGCGCCGGTCGCCTCGAAAAAACCGTACACGCTTCAGGTCGGGGCCTTTTCGACCGTCTCAAACGCCGAAAAACAAAAGGGATATTTTGAAGAACTCGGGATGACGGCCGAGATTACGAACAAGATCCGGGGCGGCCGCAGCCTTCATCTTGTCTGGGTCGGAAGCTACACGAACGCCGATGAGGCAAAGCAGGCCGGCAGGGAGATTAAATCCAAGTACAAAATCGATTCGATTGTCGTCGAAAAGTATTGA
- a CDS encoding sodium:solute symporter family protein, protein MIHLALSDVIVILLYFGGVLFVGFRSARRTADSEEDFLLAGRSLTLPIFVMTLVSTWYGGILGVGEFSYRYGVSNWVVQGVPYYIFAAIFAFILAKKIRATNLFSIPDKLAASYDRKTAVLGSVLTFVLMTPAPYILMLAVFIQMLFGWSLVVSLLVTAIVAVSYLFAGGFRADVETDVLEFFLMFIGFAVILPYCGIRFGGWEYLQSHLPPLHLTWHGGNSIQYILVWFFIALWTLVDPAFHQRCYAAKSGDVAQRGILISIAFWFLFDFMTATAGLYARASLPALQEPMMAYPMLAEEVLPPIAKGLFYVGMLATIMSTLNTLAFVSAQTLGRDILLRMGFGGGMRNGAEPVGLEGSSLSKRYTQMGLILAFVVSVAIALAIPSVIKIWYTIGTVIIPGLLVPLIASYFESLKISARYAFLAMAAGWLTSLVWLIAGLGESSGKYPLGIEPMYPGLALSVGIWGVGRASMVRTAGRKNAA, encoded by the coding sequence ATGATTCATCTCGCCCTTTCAGACGTCATCGTCATCCTCCTTTACTTCGGAGGCGTCCTGTTCGTCGGTTTTCGGTCCGCCCGGAGAACGGCGGATTCCGAGGAAGATTTCCTGCTGGCAGGCCGTTCACTCACCCTCCCCATCTTCGTGATGACGCTCGTTTCCACCTGGTACGGCGGCATTCTTGGCGTCGGAGAATTCTCCTACCGGTACGGAGTGTCAAATTGGGTGGTTCAGGGGGTCCCCTACTACATCTTCGCAGCGATCTTTGCGTTTATCCTCGCGAAGAAAATCCGGGCGACAAACCTCTTCTCGATCCCGGATAAACTTGCCGCCTCGTACGACCGGAAGACCGCCGTTCTCGGTTCGGTGCTGACTTTCGTTCTCATGACGCCGGCCCCCTATATCCTGATGCTCGCCGTATTCATCCAGATGCTGTTCGGGTGGAGCCTGGTGGTGAGCCTCCTTGTCACCGCTATTGTCGCGGTTTCGTACCTTTTCGCCGGGGGATTCCGGGCGGATGTTGAAACCGACGTCCTCGAATTCTTCCTGATGTTCATCGGCTTCGCGGTCATCCTTCCATATTGCGGCATCCGGTTCGGCGGCTGGGAGTACCTCCAGTCGCACCTCCCGCCGTTACACCTGACGTGGCACGGAGGAAACTCGATCCAGTACATCCTGGTCTGGTTTTTCATCGCGCTCTGGACGCTTGTCGACCCGGCGTTCCACCAGCGGTGCTATGCCGCAAAAAGCGGGGATGTCGCCCAAAGAGGCATTCTCATATCAATCGCGTTCTGGTTTCTGTTCGATTTCATGACAGCAACGGCGGGACTCTACGCCAGGGCCTCACTCCCCGCTCTGCAGGAACCGATGATGGCGTATCCGATGCTCGCCGAAGAGGTCCTCCCCCCGATCGCAAAAGGACTCTTCTACGTGGGGATGCTCGCGACGATCATGTCGACGCTGAATACGCTCGCGTTCGTGTCCGCGCAGACGCTGGGGAGAGATATCCTGTTACGAATGGGATTCGGCGGGGGGATGAGAAACGGTGCCGAACCCGTGGGCCTCGAAGGGTCGAGTCTCTCGAAGCGATACACGCAGATGGGCCTCATCCTGGCATTCGTCGTTTCGGTGGCCATCGCACTCGCGATACCGAGCGTGATCAAGATCTGGTATACGATCGGCACGGTTATCATCCCGGGTCTCCTGGTGCCCCTGATCGCGAGCTATTTCGAATCGTTGAAGATATCCGCCCGGTATGCGTTTCTTGCGATGGCGGCAGGATGGCTCACGTCGCTCGTGTGGCTGATTGCCGGGTTGGGTGAGAGTTCGGGAAAATATCCTCTCGGAATCGAGCCGATGTATCCCGGGTTGGCATTGAGCGTTGGGATATGGGGGGTGGGAAGGGCGAGCATGGTAAGGACGGCCGGGCGAAAGAACGCGGCCTGA
- a CDS encoding cellulose synthase family protein: MQDFIIGTYFISLTILFLFGSSGFVMIYYYLKHRHKKAEQPGALREYPRVTIQLPLFNEYYVAVRLIDAACEIDYPVDRLEIQVLDDSTDETVEIVGERIEHFRNLGFDIKHVRRSSRAGYKAGALKEGLVTASGEFIAMFDADFLPQRDFLLQTVPYFFLDPKIGLVQTRWEHLNRDYSFLTRVQAMALDGHFVIEQNVRNKAGFFINFNGTGGIWRKECILDAGNWEADTLTEDLDLSYRAQLRGWRFKFLNDVTSPAELPSEINALKSQQFRWTKGAIETARKILPHVWKSKLPLEKKIHATFHLTNNIVFPFILVAGILNVPLVFIKHQGGYEMYFMIMTVFVFAFLGSFFFYLYSQKDVYQDWQKRMLLFPLFMAGSMGFAVNNTKAVLEGLIRRKSEFIRTPKYSVMDKRDKWLDKKYALTKVDYTVVIEILLALYCFFGVCASVYYLELAAVPFQLLFSFGFGLVAWMSLRHAWLARSLALRRPAIPFDQSGPPAETSVPEEQVALLT; this comes from the coding sequence ATGCAAGATTTCATTATCGGCACCTACTTCATCTCCCTCACGATCCTCTTCCTGTTCGGATCGAGCGGCTTCGTGATGATCTATTACTACCTGAAACACCGGCATAAGAAGGCCGAACAGCCGGGAGCCCTTCGGGAGTACCCGCGCGTCACCATCCAGCTGCCGCTCTTCAACGAGTATTACGTCGCCGTCCGGCTGATCGATGCGGCCTGCGAGATCGACTATCCGGTGGACCGGCTCGAAATCCAGGTCCTCGATGATTCGACCGACGAGACGGTGGAGATCGTCGGAGAGCGGATCGAACATTTCCGGAACCTGGGCTTCGACATCAAGCACGTCCGGCGGAGCTCGCGGGCGGGGTACAAGGCGGGAGCTCTCAAAGAGGGATTAGTGACGGCGAGCGGAGAGTTCATCGCAATGTTCGACGCGGATTTCCTACCGCAAAGGGATTTCCTCCTGCAGACGGTCCCCTACTTCTTCCTCGACCCGAAGATCGGGCTCGTCCAGACGCGGTGGGAGCATCTGAACCGGGATTACTCGTTCCTCACCCGTGTGCAGGCGATGGCGCTCGACGGGCACTTTGTGATCGAGCAGAACGTCCGGAACAAGGCCGGATTCTTCATCAACTTCAACGGGACCGGCGGAATCTGGAGGAAGGAATGCATCCTCGACGCCGGGAACTGGGAAGCCGATACGCTCACAGAAGATCTCGACCTGAGCTACCGCGCGCAGCTGCGGGGATGGCGGTTCAAGTTTCTCAACGACGTCACCTCTCCGGCGGAACTCCCCTCGGAGATCAACGCGCTGAAATCCCAGCAATTCCGCTGGACGAAGGGCGCCATCGAAACCGCCCGCAAGATCCTTCCCCATGTCTGGAAATCGAAGCTGCCTCTCGAGAAGAAGATCCATGCGACGTTTCATCTCACGAATAACATCGTATTTCCCTTCATCCTCGTCGCGGGGATTCTCAACGTCCCGCTCGTCTTCATCAAGCACCAGGGCGGGTATGAGATGTATTTCATGATCATGACCGTGTTTGTCTTCGCGTTTCTCGGTTCCTTCTTCTTCTACCTCTACTCGCAGAAGGATGTGTACCAGGACTGGCAGAAGCGGATGCTCCTCTTTCCGCTCTTCATGGCGGGAAGCATGGGATTCGCGGTCAACAACACGAAGGCGGTCCTCGAAGGGTTGATCAGGAGAAAGTCGGAATTCATCCGGACGCCGAAATACTCCGTGATGGATAAACGGGACAAGTGGCTCGACAAGAAGTATGCTTTGACCAAGGTGGACTACACGGTCGTCATCGAGATCCTTCTGGCTCTCTATTGTTTCTTTGGGGTGTGCGCCTCGGTCTACTACCTGGAGCTGGCGGCGGTTCCGTTTCAGCTTCTCTTCTCGTTCGGATTCGGGCTTGTGGCCTGGATGTCGCTGCGCCACGCCTGGCTCGCGCGATCGCTTGCGCTCCGGAGGCCGGCGATCCCCTTCGACCAGAGCGGTCCGCCGGCGGAAACATCCGTTCCTGAGGAACAGGTTGCGCTTCTCACCTGA
- the lptE gene encoding LPS assembly lipoprotein LptE — MRRVLIFIAAAALVGNSGCVYSFKGSSVPAHLKTIAIPLFDDQSGSGEPGLREQLTNKLIERFKQDNSLEVSDKSHSDSMIEGTISSMTDQPLVVVAGEAVTKRHITVNTNVSYQDLKLHKKIFEKQFSDWGDYDVSGGPAQRASAVTAALDKLAEDILNETVSGW; from the coding sequence TTGCGGCGCGTTCTGATCTTCATCGCCGCCGCGGCTCTCGTCGGAAACTCAGGATGCGTCTATTCCTTCAAGGGATCGTCAGTTCCGGCGCACCTGAAAACGATCGCGATCCCGCTGTTCGACGACCAGAGCGGATCGGGCGAACCCGGACTGAGGGAACAGCTCACAAACAAGCTGATCGAGCGCTTCAAGCAGGACAACAGCCTCGAAGTGAGCGACAAGTCGCACTCCGACTCGATGATCGAGGGGACGATCTCCTCGATGACCGACCAGCCTCTCGTCGTGGTGGCGGGTGAGGCGGTCACCAAACGGCACATCACCGTCAATACGAATGTGTCATATCAGGATCTGAAGTTGCACAAGAAAATATTCGAAAAGCAGTTTTCCGACTGGGGCGATTACGACGTCAGCGGCGGTCCGGCGCAGAGGGCAAGCGCCGTCACCGCGGCGCTTGACAAGCTGGCCGAAGACATCCTGAACGAGACCGTTTCAGGCTGGTAA
- a CDS encoding sigma-54 dependent transcriptional regulator has product MTDRSQFQQEHGIIGDSIEIREIIDVILQVAPTDITVLITGESGAGKEVIAKAIHQASKRADKPMISVNAGAIPEGIIESELFGHEKGAFTGAGETRKGYFELADGGTIFLDEIGELPIGTQVKFLRVLENGEYMRVGSATPRKVNVRVIAATNKDLEAEVRQGDFRSDLFFRLRSINIRVPALRERRNDIPVFVDTFARQIAEKNRLTFAGFTREAVELLKNYDWPGNVRELRNVIESMLVIERGKQIDAEDVRKYLRNLHEDGRNLPVYAPKSSEQAERELIYRALLEMKGDIMDIKHYLQRGNGHSVSSGSSVIEASVDTESSPAQDKFLPLDEVAKRMIIQALERYTGNRRLAAKALNISERTLYRKIKEYGLD; this is encoded by the coding sequence ATGACGGACCGCAGCCAATTCCAGCAAGAGCACGGTATCATCGGAGATTCGATCGAGATCAGGGAGATCATCGACGTGATCCTCCAGGTGGCACCCACCGACATTACTGTGCTTATTACCGGGGAGAGCGGCGCGGGAAAAGAAGTCATCGCCAAGGCGATCCACCAGGCGAGCAAGCGCGCCGATAAGCCGATGATTTCCGTCAATGCCGGTGCGATTCCGGAAGGAATTATCGAAAGCGAGCTCTTCGGCCACGAGAAGGGGGCCTTCACGGGAGCCGGCGAAACTCGCAAGGGGTATTTCGAGCTGGCGGACGGCGGAACCATATTTCTGGACGAGATCGGCGAGCTCCCGATCGGAACCCAGGTGAAGTTTTTGCGGGTCCTCGAGAACGGCGAGTATATGCGTGTCGGGTCCGCGACTCCGAGAAAGGTGAACGTCCGCGTCATCGCCGCGACCAACAAGGATCTTGAGGCGGAAGTCCGACAGGGCGATTTCAGGAGCGACCTCTTCTTCCGGCTCCGGTCGATCAACATCCGGGTTCCCGCGCTCCGGGAGCGGCGCAACGACATTCCCGTGTTCGTCGATACGTTCGCGCGGCAGATCGCGGAAAAGAACAGGCTCACCTTCGCCGGATTTACGCGCGAGGCGGTCGAGCTCTTAAAGAATTACGACTGGCCGGGAAACGTGAGAGAGCTCCGGAACGTCATCGAAAGCATGCTCGTCATCGAGCGCGGCAAGCAGATCGATGCGGAAGACGTCCGGAAGTACCTGAGGAACCTCCACGAGGACGGCCGGAACCTTCCGGTCTATGCCCCGAAGAGCTCCGAGCAGGCGGAGCGGGAGCTCATCTACCGGGCCCTCCTCGAAATGAAGGGCGATATCATGGATATCAAGCATTACCTCCAGCGGGGAAACGGGCATTCCGTCTCCTCCGGCTCGAGCGTGATCGAGGCCAGCGTCGATACGGAGAGCTCGCCGGCGCAGGACAAGTTCCTCCCCCTCGACGAGGTGGCCAAGCGGATGATCATCCAGGCCCTCGAGCGGTACACGGGGAACCGCCGCCTCGCCGCGAAGGCGCTCAACATCAGCGAGCGAACGCTCTACCGGAAAATCAAGGAGTACGGGCTTGATTGA
- a CDS encoding MscL family protein — MLKEFVEFLKEYGVIGLAIAVIIGGKLNALVSTSVDGILMPILTFFIPGGEWRKATLDVGPFHFLLGPFFGALLDFLIVALIVFYFAKKILKEEKVAKR; from the coding sequence ATGCTGAAAGAATTCGTAGAATTCCTGAAAGAGTATGGGGTGATCGGTCTGGCCATCGCCGTCATCATCGGGGGAAAACTCAATGCCCTCGTGAGTACGTCGGTGGACGGCATCCTCATGCCCATCCTCACCTTCTTCATACCGGGAGGGGAATGGAGAAAGGCGACCCTCGACGTCGGCCCGTTCCACTTCCTGCTCGGGCCTTTCTTCGGGGCTCTCCTTGATTTTCTGATTGTCGCGCTGATCGTCTTCTATTTCGCGAAAAAAATCCTGAAGGAAGAAAAAGTCGCAAAACGGTAA
- a CDS encoding tetratricopeptide repeat protein, with protein sequence MNYSQIASRLERYPASPLFARLASEYLDSGRVSDARALCTAGLLEYPEYSTGHLILAECHAAENRYRDAVESLRRALDLNPDSLLFSGLLEEWEELLEVAGEYAEPPEAESEITSGETESESTILLEAAPSEAIPTQPEPIQPADDWVQVALESAATPPGEKSPEIADAPPAISAPPVRAEAPPPEPVTIPPLQSAAVPTLIAQDQEDDAATVTITPSLGAGEEFSDAGRIVSKTLAEIYVTQGAFDEAILTYRLLKRTRPELVPQIEMRIVELEGLSRGR encoded by the coding sequence ATGAACTATTCCCAGATTGCCTCCCGTCTCGAGCGGTATCCTGCCTCACCGCTCTTTGCCCGGTTGGCAAGCGAGTACCTCGACTCCGGCCGTGTCTCCGACGCGCGAGCGCTTTGCACCGCCGGGCTCCTCGAATATCCTGAGTACTCGACGGGGCATCTGATCCTCGCCGAGTGCCATGCTGCGGAGAACCGGTACCGCGATGCGGTTGAATCGCTGAGGCGGGCGCTTGACTTGAATCCGGATTCCCTCCTCTTTTCCGGTTTGCTGGAAGAGTGGGAGGAACTCCTGGAAGTCGCGGGGGAATACGCAGAACCGCCCGAAGCGGAAAGTGAAATCACGTCAGGAGAGACTGAATCTGAGAGTACAATTCTACTGGAGGCCGCCCCTTCCGAAGCTATCCCAACCCAACCCGAACCGATCCAACCTGCCGATGACTGGGTTCAAGTAGCATTAGAATCCGCTGCGACGCCTCCCGGAGAGAAATCTCCGGAAATCGCGGACGCTCCTCCGGCGATTTCAGCGCCGCCGGTACGGGCCGAGGCCCCGCCTCCGGAACCGGTAACGATTCCACCACTGCAGTCCGCGGCGGTCCCTACGTTGATAGCGCAGGATCAGGAGGATGATGCAGCAACGGTGACGATCACACCTTCTCTGGGGGCTGGAGAAGAGTTCAGCGATGCGGGGAGGATCGTAAGCAAGACGCTCGCAGAGATCTACGTGACACAGGGAGCCTTCGATGAGGCGATTCTCACTTACCGGTTACTGAAGCGCACGCGGCCTGAATTGGTTCCGCAAATCGAGATGCGTATCGTTGAGTTGGAGGGACTCTCGAGGGGGAGGTAA
- a CDS encoding thiamine diphosphokinase: MTLRNRPTRKRYAPSALLHALIIANGTLPPAPMVRRLRQRADLVVCADGGANRARSAGITPDIILGDMDSLTAATKRFYRGVPLFRIPDQESTDLEKAILFCITLGTASVDVLGALGDRIDHITGSLGCFKRFGERIELRLIDEIGELTRIRKRVSLKTRKGEKISLIPVDRCAGVTTKNLKYPLKNAFLETGVREGISNEATGRSASVSVAKGTLLLFRFWDESR; the protein is encoded by the coding sequence GTGACCCTCAGAAATCGTCCCACGAGAAAGCGCTACGCCCCGTCGGCTTTGCTCCACGCTCTGATTATCGCCAACGGCACCCTCCCTCCTGCCCCGATGGTCCGGCGGCTGCGCCAACGTGCAGACCTTGTCGTTTGCGCCGATGGCGGAGCAAACCGGGCGCGGAGCGCGGGGATAACGCCCGACATCATACTCGGCGATATGGACTCACTTACCGCCGCGACGAAGCGCTTCTATCGAGGTGTTCCACTTTTTAGGATCCCCGATCAGGAGAGCACCGACCTGGAGAAGGCGATCCTCTTCTGTATCACGCTGGGGACGGCTTCAGTCGATGTTCTGGGTGCGCTTGGAGATCGGATCGATCACATCACCGGAAGCCTGGGCTGCTTCAAAAGGTTTGGAGAAAGGATAGAGCTTCGCCTCATAGATGAGATCGGCGAGCTAACCCGCATCCGAAAGAGAGTGAGCTTGAAAACAAGAAAGGGGGAGAAAATTTCCCTCATTCCCGTGGACCGGTGTGCCGGCGTTACGACGAAGAATCTTAAATACCCGTTGAAGAACGCATTCCTGGAAACCGGCGTTCGCGAAGGAATCAGCAACGAGGCGACCGGCCGATCGGCATCGGTTTCGGTTGCGAAAGGGACTCTGCTTCTGTTCAGGTTTTGGGATGAGAGCCGGTAG
- a CDS encoding TonB-dependent receptor yields MKYLTLVLSLGALAPPLPAQDTLLVTRDSVYSYLPAVIVTATQARERETPVTFSTLTQAQLSERYSVQDIPVLLSDLPSMTFYSENGNGIGYNYVNLRGFDQRRLSVMINGVPQNDPEDHNVYWIDFPDLLGSTGSVQVQRGAGSAFYGPPAIGGSINLVTDPFNRKPGITVESELGFQEFSDSTTSLPIATRKYAVSVNSGLVGKQYMVYGRLGRIQSDGYRTNSWVNLDSYFLGAIRIDREMTTRLEFYGGPLTDGLAYTGLPKFVNDNPRLRRQNLADWGLDSTGSGYSYATQRRPQESESFSQPHYELIHDWRLSPGTTLHNTLFYYTGDGYFDYDASWADTSLLRIGSLYGFPTAQNPANALVRAFVGNKQWGWLPNIGIDHTSGTLTLGAEVRIHRSTHWGKIQYAEGLPPNFDPDYHFYEYNGEKDILSVFGHELYRPQENLTLMFDLQLVRNRYGISNEKYLGENFSLPYFFANPRVGANYNLNPEWNGYLSLAYTSREPVLRNLYAVEDSYFGATPQFEADTSGGTVRYDFTKPLAKPERLLDIEAGAVYRGANAEFSADVFWMEFSDELVKSGQVDIFGQPVTGNADRTRHIGVELDGRLSAGPMFSISGNLTLSHNRLIRYSVIDDAGIIQQGARVDLDGNSIAGFPDVLGNLRATFRSDDGEVSFSAKYVGPFYTDNFKIEDHRNDAYTLIDAEALDRIATIGGVELSLRFEIHNVFNRFFSLSGEGNAFFPAAERSYLWGMKVDL; encoded by the coding sequence ATGAAGTACCTCACACTTGTTTTGTCATTAGGAGCCCTTGCCCCGCCTCTCCCGGCGCAGGACACGCTTCTTGTGACCCGAGATTCCGTCTACTCATATCTCCCCGCAGTCATTGTGACCGCGACGCAGGCCCGGGAACGGGAGACTCCTGTGACATTCTCAACCTTGACGCAGGCTCAACTGTCAGAACGCTATTCCGTGCAAGATATCCCCGTTCTCCTTTCAGATCTCCCTTCCATGACGTTCTATTCCGAAAACGGGAACGGGATCGGCTATAACTACGTGAACCTCCGGGGATTCGACCAGCGCCGCCTCTCCGTGATGATCAACGGGGTGCCGCAGAACGACCCTGAGGATCATAATGTATATTGGATTGATTTCCCGGATCTCCTTGGAAGCACCGGTAGCGTGCAGGTGCAGCGCGGGGCCGGAAGCGCCTTCTACGGACCGCCGGCCATCGGCGGATCGATCAACCTGGTCACGGATCCCTTCAACAGAAAGCCGGGGATCACGGTCGAGTCGGAACTCGGCTTCCAGGAGTTCTCGGACAGCACGACGTCTCTTCCGATCGCGACGCGCAAATACGCCGTGTCCGTGAATTCAGGACTCGTCGGGAAACAATACATGGTGTATGGACGGCTTGGAAGAATCCAAAGCGACGGGTACCGCACCAACTCGTGGGTGAACCTCGATTCCTATTTTCTCGGAGCCATCAGGATCGACAGGGAGATGACGACCCGCCTTGAGTTTTATGGCGGGCCACTGACCGACGGCCTCGCGTACACCGGCCTCCCGAAGTTCGTCAACGACAACCCCCGGCTTCGACGGCAGAATCTCGCCGATTGGGGGCTCGACTCGACCGGTTCGGGATACTCCTATGCGACGCAGAGAAGGCCGCAGGAAAGCGAGAGTTTTTCACAGCCCCACTATGAATTGATCCACGACTGGCGTCTCTCTCCCGGGACAACGCTCCATAACACGCTCTTTTACTATACCGGGGACGGTTACTTCGACTACGACGCGTCGTGGGCCGACACATCGTTGCTTCGGATCGGATCATTGTACGGGTTTCCGACGGCCCAGAACCCGGCGAACGCCCTTGTCCGCGCGTTCGTGGGAAATAAGCAGTGGGGATGGCTTCCGAATATCGGGATCGATCATACTTCCGGGACATTGACCCTTGGGGCCGAGGTCCGCATTCATCGCTCCACACACTGGGGCAAGATCCAGTACGCGGAGGGCCTTCCGCCGAATTTCGACCCCGACTATCACTTTTATGAATATAACGGAGAGAAGGACATCCTCTCGGTTTTCGGGCACGAGCTCTATCGGCCGCAGGAGAATCTCACGCTGATGTTCGATCTTCAGCTGGTCCGCAACCGGTATGGAATCAGCAACGAAAAGTATCTGGGCGAAAACTTCAGCCTCCCCTACTTCTTCGCGAACCCGCGCGTCGGAGCAAATTACAATCTCAACCCTGAATGGAACGGATATCTGTCGCTCGCCTATACCTCGCGTGAACCGGTCTTGCGAAACCTCTACGCGGTAGAGGATTCCTATTTCGGGGCCACGCCCCAGTTCGAGGCCGACACGTCAGGCGGCACGGTGAGATATGATTTCACGAAGCCGCTCGCAAAGCCCGAGCGGTTGCTCGACATCGAAGCGGGAGCAGTGTACAGAGGGGCGAACGCGGAGTTCTCGGCCGATGTGTTCTGGATGGAGTTCAGCGATGAGCTTGTCAAAAGCGGCCAGGTGGACATCTTCGGCCAGCCCGTCACCGGCAATGCAGATCGGACGCGTCATATTGGGGTGGAGCTCGACGGAAGACTCTCAGCAGGCCCCATGTTCTCAATCAGCGGAAATCTTACGCTCTCTCACAATCGGCTCATCCGGTACAGCGTGATCGACGACGCAGGAATCATCCAGCAGGGCGCGCGGGTCGATCTCGACGGCAATTCCATCGCGGGATTTCCCGACGTACTCGGGAATCTCCGGGCCACCTTTAGGAGTGACGACGGGGAAGTCTCCTTTTCGGCAAAATACGTGGGGCCATTCTATACTGATAACTTCAAGATTGAGGATCACAGAAATGACGCGTATACCCTCATCGACGCCGAAGCGCTCGATCGGATCGCCACCATAGGCGGGGTGGAGCTCTCTCTCCGATTCGAGATACACAACGTGTTCAACAGATTCTTTTCCCTGAGCGGGGAAGGGAACGCCTTCTTCCCGGCAGCGGAACGAAGCTATCTCTGGGGGATGAAGGTCGATCTGTGA
- a CDS encoding DUF3078 domain-containing protein yields MKRLALGVLILWAGTLCAQAPDSTPAPPPPVYGMKNSLVAGLTLTQIAFTDWAQGGENALSYSLSADGKAEDDELGTNWTTLYKFAFGQTRLGDQGLRKTDDIIDLSTVFTYKIDKYLNPYAAASFKSQFAKGYAYKSDGTSTEVSNFFDPAYLLQSAGVGYEPSKQFRTRLGVGLREVITSNFNQYTDDPATTEIEKNTVDGGLESVTNIEFQLAENILFTTQLELFDPFKHLDVVVVRSTTGITGKVNKYVTAIFGLQLINEQRVSPRTQVKEAIAIGLSYTLF; encoded by the coding sequence ATGAAGAGACTAGCGCTTGGGGTATTGATCCTCTGGGCGGGCACGCTTTGCGCGCAGGCACCCGACTCGACGCCAGCCCCGCCTCCTCCGGTCTACGGAATGAAGAACAGCCTCGTGGCCGGCCTGACTCTTACGCAAATCGCATTTACGGATTGGGCGCAGGGGGGTGAAAACGCCCTCTCCTACTCCCTCTCGGCCGATGGGAAGGCGGAAGACGACGAGCTGGGCACCAACTGGACGACGCTTTACAAGTTTGCGTTCGGACAGACGCGGCTTGGCGACCAGGGTTTGAGGAAAACCGACGACATCATCGATCTTTCCACCGTGTTTACCTACAAGATCGATAAGTATCTCAATCCGTATGCTGCTGCGAGCTTCAAGTCGCAGTTCGCAAAGGGGTATGCTTACAAGTCGGACGGGACGAGCACCGAGGTCTCTAATTTCTTCGATCCCGCCTATCTGCTTCAGAGCGCGGGCGTGGGGTACGAGCCCTCCAAGCAATTCCGGACGCGGCTCGGGGTTGGCCTGCGCGAAGTGATTACGAGTAACTTCAATCAATACACGGATGATCCGGCGACGACCGAGATCGAGAAGAACACCGTGGACGGCGGATTGGAGTCAGTCACGAACATAGAATTCCAGCTCGCGGAGAACATACTCTTTACGACCCAACTGGAGCTCTTCGATCCGTTCAAGCACCTCGATGTGGTCGTGGTACGGAGCACGACAGGAATCACGGGGAAGGTGAACAAGTACGTGACCGCCATCTTCGGCCTCCAGTTGATCAATGAGCAGCGAGTGAGCCCCCGGACTCAGGTCAAAGAGGCTATTGCGATTGGGCTGAGTTATACGCTCTTTTGA
- the rpsT gene encoding 30S ribosomal protein S20, with protein MAKHLSAIRQARKALKHRDRNRAYASKMKTAIKRVRQSKEKDKAAAALKQVVKLLDQLAAKGLIHRNNASNKKSRLTKFVSTLK; from the coding sequence ATGGCCAAACATTTATCCGCAATCAGGCAGGCACGCAAGGCATTGAAGCACCGCGACCGGAACAGGGCATACGCGTCCAAAATGAAGACAGCGATCAAACGGGTGCGTCAATCGAAGGAAAAGGACAAGGCAGCGGCAGCTTTAAAGCAGGTTGTGAAGCTCCTCGATCAGCTCGCGGCGAAGGGTCTCATCCACCGCAACAACGCCTCCAACAAGAAGTCCCGGCTCACCAAGTTCGTCTCCACCCTGAAGTAA